The genomic window TTTCCCTTGACGTGCCAACTCGTTGATGATCGTATAAATTTCTGATTTTGCCCCGACATCGATTCCTTTGGTTGGCTCATCAAAAATATATACTTCATTTGTCGTGTTCAACCACTTTGCTAAAACTACTTTCTGCTGATTTCCACCCGATAGACTAGCAACTGGACGTGCAATGTCGCTGATTTTGATTTTCACGTCTTGAACAAACTGATGTGCCGTTTGACTGAGTGACCCATGTTTTAATATAAACCCACCTAGATTCGTTATCGTGATATTGTCTTGGATCGAGAGCCCTAGGAACAAGCCTTGATGTTTCCGATCTTCCGTCAATAGCCCAATGCCTTGACGAATCGCATCGACAGGTGATTTGATCACTACCGGCTGGTTCGCCAATTTGATTTCACCTGATTTTGCGCGATCCGCACCGAAAATCAGTCGCATCGTTTCTGTTCTGCCACTGCCGACTAACCCCGCAAAACCTAACACTTCCCCACGTCTTGCTTGGAAGCTGACATTTTTTACCCGCCCAAAAGAATCAGAAAGGTTGGTAACTTGTAAGTAGGTTTCACCTAATTGGGTCGGTTGTTTCGGATACAGATCCTTGATTTCTCGCCCAACTAATCGCGCGATGATCTCTTCTTCAGACAAGTTTTTCACTTCATCTGTCAAAATATATTCCCCATCACGCATGATCGTGATGCGTTCACCTAATTCAAAGATCTCTTTCATGCGATGGGAGATGTAAATACTCGAAACGCCTTTTTCTTTCAATCTGCGAATAATAATAAATAAAACTTCGACATCTTTTTCAGACAAAGAAGTTGTCGGTTCATCAAAGATGATCACTTTAGCGTTCAAACTAAGCGCTCTGGCAATTTCAATCAATTGCTTATTGGCAGTAGAAAGCGAAGCAACCAATGTCGTAGGCAGAATCGTAGATCCTACTAGATTCAGCCATTGCTGCGTGTCTTCATATAATTTTTTAAAGTCAACAATTCCTAATGTCTTGTTTTTATAAGGCAAACGTCCAATAAAGATATTTTCCGCAACAGACAAATCTTCTGCTAGATTCAATTCTTGATGAACGAACGCAATCCCTAATTCTTGTGCAAGATCAGGTGTCATCTTAGAGATCTCTTTTCCTTCAAATATGATTTTCCCTTCGTCCTTATCGATCAAGCCGGCAAGAATATTCATCAACGTCGATTTACCTGCTCCGTTCTCCCCCATGAAAGCATGGATCTCACCTTTATTTATCTCAAGCTGTGCTTTTTTCAAGACATGTACAGGACCAAAACTTTTTTCAATATCAGACATTGAAAATAACCGTTCTTTTTCCATGGAACCCTCCTCTTACTCCTGAAACGACAACGCTGTTTTACTCACTTTGTTTTTCCCGATAATCAAAATAATCAAACACAGCCGGCAAATCATACCCTGAGTAATCGACATTGACCATGCCGACAAATGCGCCCGTAAAGAAACCGCCATGCGTCTGGTTGACATACTCATCAGATAATACTTTTGCATCTAACTGGATCGCTAATTCTGTCCATGCTTTTCCGTCAAATGAATAAGCATAGGTGTATGTCTCTTTTCTGACAATTGTCTTGAAATAAACCATCGTCACATCTTCTGGAACCGGAATCGCCTGTTCTTGTAAATAACTTTTGAATACACCTTGATTATTCTCAGTGATTTCAATGACCCGACCTTTTTCTTCCTGCCAAGTCACTTGGATCATCGACCAATGCTGCGAATTATAATAATTCGTCAACCCTGCCATTTGTTGGAACGTCGTCGGTGAATAACTCAAGGCAGTTTCTGCTTCAAACTCAAAAGCTTGCCAACGCCTTGCAACAAGTGAATGCCTATGTGTATTGGCTAAACTTCCAGCACCTCGTAATGTCAACTTGCCATCTTTCAAAATTCCGATCTCCTTCGTAAAAGGAACACGTACTGTTTGGAATTGTGATGGCAGCTCACTTTGTTCGAAGTCGGTTCTTTGTACCACTTTTTCATAAGGATGAGGGGTCACTCCTTTTGGTGCGTCTACTTCTAAGCTCCCTTGCTTTCCGCCCACGATTTCTGGCCATAAGTCTTCCGACCATGTTACTTTTTGGATCGCTGTTTCTCTGCCTAATGTACACCAGCCACGAGGGTCGTGGATCGATTCATTTTTATGATGCCAAGGTCTGCCGGTCAAATGGGCAAAATACCATTCGCCTTCTGGTGTATCGACTAACGCACCATGACCACATTTTTGCAGGGGATTTTCTGGAGAATCATAGGCAGTTAAAAAGGTCTCTGCTTGACTCTCAAACGGTCCTTCTAACGTTTTTGCACGTGCGACCACTTCTTGGTGCGTATAGACAGTGCCACCTTCTGCACAAAACAAATAATAATAACCAAATAACTTATACAGATGTGGTCCTTCCACTAATTTGACGTCGGTTCCTTTCCAAATGATCTTGCCTGTTTCAGGAAGCAAGCGTTGTTGTTCCACTGAATATTCGGTACATTTGATCCCATTGAACGGATGATGGTATTCGCGGTGATCCCATTCCATTTGAACCAAGTATTTTCGGCCATTGTCATCATGGAAAAGTGAAGCATCGAAGCCGACACCGTTCAGTCGAATGGGTTTGCTCCATGGACCAGTGATTTCTTCTGCGGTCGTCAAATAATTTGTACAATCTTTGAACGCCCCATTGACCACTTTGACATCGGTGTAAACTAACCAAAATTTTCCATCCGCATAAGATAAATCTGGTGCCCAGATCCCTCCTGAATCTTCATTCCCTTTCATATCCAACAGCTCAACAGTCGCTAATGGGCGGGCCACTAAGCGCCAGTTCATCAAGTCTTTTGATTCATAGATCTGAACACCTGGAAACCATTCAAACGTTGAGTTAGCAATGTAATAAGTATCATCTACTCGTATGATCGATGGATCAGCATGAAAACCTGTTAATACTGGATTTTTAATTTTCATCGTGCACCTCATTTTATTTTTTTAGGAGAATCTCTCTCAACGATCAAAAAGGGGGCAATGACAGCTATCTTTAGCTAACCGAAAGAGATTCTCCATCAGATGGATTAAACCAAATAATCATTCAAACAAGATTTGACATATTCAATATGACTGGATTCCAACTCGATGTCTTTCAAGTTCAACGCATAGTCCGTCAAACTTTCCAGATCTTCTTTGTCATTGACGATGGATTCCCCAATGCCTTCTTGGAAAGTCGCATAACGTTTTTCTTTTAAGGTATCGAAGAAACGATCTTCTTTTAATTTCGCGGCTGCTTTCAACCCTCTCGCAAATGTATCCATTCCAGCGATATGTGCTAAGAACAGATCTTCCATCGCGAAACTTGAACGACGGACTTTTGAATCAAAATTGATTCCACCAGGTGCGATCCCGCCATTTTCTAAGACACCATACATAGCCAAAGTGACATCATAGACGTTCGTTGGAAACTCATCGGTATCCCAACCAAGTAACACATCCCCTTGATTCGCATCAAGTGAACCTAACGCATTGTTGATTCGTGCCACTTCGATTTCATGTTCAAACGTATGCCCAGCTAAAGTGGCATGATTGGCTTCCAAGTTAAGTTTGAATTTCTCTTGTATACCGTATTTTTGAATGAATTGTAACGCAGTCGCTGCATCAAAATCATATTGATGTTTACTTGGTTCCATTGGTTTTGGTTCAATCAAGAACTGTGGCGTATGCCCAATTTTTTCACTGTAGGCGATCGCCATTTTGAACAAACGCGCAATATTATCTTGCTCAAACGCCATATCCGTATTCAATAACGTTTCATATCCTTCACGACCGCCCCAGAATACATAATTTTGGCCGTTGAGTTTTTTGGAGATATCTAAGCCTTTTTTGACTTGTGCTGCGGCATAAGCAAAGACATCTGCATGGTTTGTTGAAGCGGCACCGTTCACATACCGTGGATGGCTGAACATATTCGCTGTGTTCCAAAGCAGTTTGATTCCTGTACGCTCCATGTGTTCCTTGATCAAGTCTGTGATTTCATCTAAATTGGCATAGAATTCTTCTAAACTGTTTCCTTCAGGTGCGATATCGACATCATGGAAGCAAAAATAGTCAACGCCTAGTTTTTCTAAAATCTCAAAGAAGGCAGCTACTCGATTTTTGGCTGTTTCCATTTCAGTCGCGCCCATCCATGTTCTTTGATTGACTGGTGAGCCAAATGGATCACTGCCATCTTGTGTCATAGTATGCCAATAAGCGACCGCAAAGCGTAAATGCTCCTTCATCGTTTTGCCAGCAACGACTTCTTCCGGATTGAAATGACGAAAAGCAAAGGGATTGGTTGTCGTTGTTCCTTCGTACTGGATTTTTTCTACTTGTGGAAAATAGCTCATTATAAATTCCTCCTAATTTGTCTTTCTCTATTAGTTAGTTCATCGAACAAACTAACTTAACGAGTATATAGTATACGCTTTCATTTTTATAGTCAAGCTATTTTTTTATTATTATCAAAGGATTATTATTCTAATCCAGTTAATTCACTGGCTTTACAAAACGAATTAGCTGCAGATAAATAACTAGAAAAATAATGAGATTACCAGTATACTTTAGGACGTATCCTCATTACATAATGAACAGGAAGTGATTTACTTTGAAAAATCCAATTTATACCCGACGTAGCCCGAATGAATCTTTATGTCTAGAACTCATTATGAATCATCCTGCACTTTCTCGTGCTGAGCTTTCAGCCAAGACCGGGCTAACAAAAGCAACCGTCTCTGCCATTGTCAAAAAATTGATCGATGATCATCTCGTGATCGAAACCGGTATTGGCGAATCAAGCAATGTCGGCGGACGGAAACCAATCATTCTTCAATATAACGGAAAAGCGGGTCTTTCGATTGCCATCGATATCGGCTATAACTACATCAATGGTCTATTGACTTATTTAGATGGCGAGGAAGTCCAACATATCAAGAAAAAACCAATCACACTAGATGAAGAAGCCATTGATCGTTATCTTTCAGAAATCTTTACTCTATTTGAACAACAGATGCCTACGACCGAGTATGGGATCATTGGCGTGGCAATTGCCGTTCATGGCCCCGTCTATCATGGCGAACCCATTTTTGGTCCTCACTATAACTTTGATCATATACCTTTTCGCAAAATCGCAGAAAAACTTAGAAACTATCCTGTTTATTTAGAAAATGAAGCAAATCTTGCAGCTTTAGGTGAGTATACTTTTACCTCCGATTCCAAAAATCTTGTAAGCATCAATATGCACAGTGGGATTGGTGCTGGTATCGTCAAAAATGGGAATTTAGAAGTTGGTGCACATGGCTTTGCTGGGGAAATCGGTCATCAAATCATCGTCATGGATGGGAAGGCATGTCGCTGTGGTAATCGTGGCTGTTTGGAAATGTATGCCGCAAATAAAGTTTGCTACGAGCAATTTGCTCAAAGGAAAAAACTGGATTATGTCAATGCCATCATTCTTCGGGAATATTACCAAAACCAAGATCATGATGCACGGGAAGTCGTTGAAGAAAATATCAACTACTTGACGATAGGCATCAACAATCTGATTGCCCACTATGATCCGTCGATCATCGTTTTGAATAGCTCACTCTATCGTGAAATACCTGATATGATCGAACAACTAAGAGGGAATCTACGAAATCATTTTTCAAATCAATTAGTTGTCCGCAACAGCTCATTGAACGAAAAAGCGACACTGCTTGGAGGCGTAGTCTTAAACCTTCAACATTTTTTAGGAATCAAACACTTAAAACTAAAATAACAATAAAAAATCTGCCGAACCGGAAATCATTTGATTCCTGTTCGGCAGATTTTAACTAAACAACGTACATTTCTCATCATTTACGTAGATTTTGTCTTAGTAATGAACAAGAATACATCCTACAATTGTTCAAAGACTTCAACCACATGCTCTACTGTAAACTGATAGTTTTTGATGATCGTCTCGCCAGGTGCGCTCGCGCCGAAACGATCGATCGCAATGATTGCCCCTTGTGTCCCTGTATAACGTTCCCAACCAAAAGAAGCAGCCATTTCGATAGAAACACGTTTTGTGACTGTTTTTGGCAAGACACTTTCTTTGTATTCAGCTGATTGTTTTTCAAACAAATCAAAACTTGGCATTGAAACGACAGAAACGTCTTTGCCTTGTTCTGCCAATACTTTTTGTGCATCGACAGCTAAAGCTACTTCTGAACCAGTGGCGATCAAGATGCCTTCTGGTTGCTCTCCTTTTGCTGGTGATAAGACGTAAGCGCCTTTTTTGACCATGTCATCTGCCACTTCTTTTGTTGATGGCAAAACAGGCAAGTTTTGACGACTTAGTACTAAGATCGTCGGTGTATCTGTTGATTCCATAGCTACTTTCCATGCGGCACGTGTTTCGTTGCCGTCTGCTGGACGTAGGACATGAACCCCTGGCATACTTCGAACAGAAGCCAATTGTTCTACTGGCTCATGCGTTGGGCCGTCTTCACCGACCGCTACCGAGTCATGGGTCAACACATAGATGACTGGTGTATTTTGGATCGCTGCTAAACGGACAGCTGGTCGCAAGTAATCGACAAAGACAAAGAATGTCCCGCCATAGATGCGTGTACCGCCATGTAATTGAATCCCATTCATCGCAGATGCCATTGCGAACTCACGAACACCAAACCAAATGTTGCGGCCTTCATAATGTTCAGGAGTGAAGTCTTTATCCGCTGTCACCATGGTATTGTTTGAGCCGGATAAATCAGCTGAACCACCCCAGAAACTTGGGATCGCTTTTGATAATTCTTGGATGACTTCTTTACTAGACACACGACTTGCTTGGCTTTCGCCTTCTTCGTATGTTGGCAGTTCTGCATCCCAATTTTCAGGTAATTTGCCTGCAAACGCATCTTCAAATTGTTGTGCTAATTCTGGATAAGCTTCTTTGTACGCAGCGAA from Enterococcus sp. DIV1094 includes these protein-coding regions:
- the xylA gene encoding xylose isomerase codes for the protein MSYFPQVEKIQYEGTTTTNPFAFRHFNPEEVVAGKTMKEHLRFAVAYWHTMTQDGSDPFGSPVNQRTWMGATEMETAKNRVAAFFEILEKLGVDYFCFHDVDIAPEGNSLEEFYANLDEITDLIKEHMERTGIKLLWNTANMFSHPRYVNGAASTNHADVFAYAAAQVKKGLDISKKLNGQNYVFWGGREGYETLLNTDMAFEQDNIARLFKMAIAYSEKIGHTPQFLIEPKPMEPSKHQYDFDAATALQFIQKYGIQEKFKLNLEANHATLAGHTFEHEIEVARINNALGSLDANQGDVLLGWDTDEFPTNVYDVTLAMYGVLENGGIAPGGINFDSKVRRSSFAMEDLFLAHIAGMDTFARGLKAAAKLKEDRFFDTLKEKRYATFQEGIGESIVNDKEDLESLTDYALNLKDIELESSHIEYVKSCLNDYLV
- the tkt gene encoding transketolase, which translates into the protein MFDKVDQLGVNTIRTLSIDAVQKANSGHPGLPMGAAPMAYALWTKHLKVNPKTSKNWVDRDRFVLSAGHGSAMLYSLLHLAGYQVTIDDLKQFRQWESKTPGHPEVNHTDGVEATTGPLGQGIAMAVGMAMAEAHLAATYNKDNFDVVDHYTYALCGDGDLMEGVSQEASSMAGHMKLGKLIVLYDSNDISLDGPTSKAFTENVGARYEAYGWQHLLVKDGTDLEAISKAIEEAKAETDKPTLIEVKTVIGFGAPNQGTSAVHGAPIGIEGIQKAKEIYGWEYPDFAVPEEVAERFHQTMVEEGEKAENAWHEMFAAYKEAYPELAQQFEDAFAGKLPENWDAELPTYEEGESQASRVSSKEVIQELSKAIPSFWGGSADLSGSNNTMVTADKDFTPEHYEGRNIWFGVREFAMASAMNGIQLHGGTRIYGGTFFVFVDYLRPAVRLAAIQNTPVIYVLTHDSVAVGEDGPTHEPVEQLASVRSMPGVHVLRPADGNETRAAWKVAMESTDTPTILVLSRQNLPVLPSTKEVADDMVKKGAYVLSPAKGEQPEGILIATGSEVALAVDAQKVLAEQGKDVSVVSMPSFDLFEKQSAEYKESVLPKTVTKRVSIEMAASFGWERYTGTQGAIIAIDRFGASAPGETIIKNYQFTVEHVVEVFEQL
- a CDS encoding ROK family transcriptional regulator; translated protein: MKNPIYTRRSPNESLCLELIMNHPALSRAELSAKTGLTKATVSAIVKKLIDDHLVIETGIGESSNVGGRKPIILQYNGKAGLSIAIDIGYNYINGLLTYLDGEEVQHIKKKPITLDEEAIDRYLSEIFTLFEQQMPTTEYGIIGVAIAVHGPVYHGEPIFGPHYNFDHIPFRKIAEKLRNYPVYLENEANLAALGEYTFTSDSKNLVSINMHSGIGAGIVKNGNLEVGAHGFAGEIGHQIIVMDGKACRCGNRGCLEMYAANKVCYEQFAQRKKLDYVNAIILREYYQNQDHDAREVVEENINYLTIGINNLIAHYDPSIIVLNSSLYREIPDMIEQLRGNLRNHFSNQLVVRNSSLNEKATLLGGVVLNLQHFLGIKHLKLK
- a CDS encoding sugar ABC transporter ATP-binding protein, producing MEKERLFSMSDIEKSFGPVHVLKKAQLEINKGEIHAFMGENGAGKSTLMNILAGLIDKDEGKIIFEGKEISKMTPDLAQELGIAFVHQELNLAEDLSVAENIFIGRLPYKNKTLGIVDFKKLYEDTQQWLNLVGSTILPTTLVASLSTANKQLIEIARALSLNAKVIIFDEPTTSLSEKDVEVLFIIIRRLKEKGVSSIYISHRMKEIFELGERITIMRDGEYILTDEVKNLSEEEIIARLVGREIKDLYPKQPTQLGETYLQVTNLSDSFGRVKNVSFQARRGEVLGFAGLVGSGRTETMRLIFGADRAKSGEIKLANQPVVIKSPVDAIRQGIGLLTEDRKHQGLFLGLSIQDNITITNLGGFILKHGSLSQTAHQFVQDVKIKISDIARPVASLSGGNQQKVVLAKWLNTTNEVYIFDEPTKGIDVGAKSEIYTIINELARQGKTILIVSSEISELLGICDRIQVFREGRITGEVVVAEYQDRKDEAQELIMTYATLNE
- a CDS encoding glycoside hydrolase family 43 protein — translated: MKIKNPVLTGFHADPSIIRVDDTYYIANSTFEWFPGVQIYESKDLMNWRLVARPLATVELLDMKGNEDSGGIWAPDLSYADGKFWLVYTDVKVVNGAFKDCTNYLTTAEEITGPWSKPIRLNGVGFDASLFHDDNGRKYLVQMEWDHREYHHPFNGIKCTEYSVEQQRLLPETGKIIWKGTDVKLVEGPHLYKLFGYYYLFCAEGGTVYTHQEVVARAKTLEGPFESQAETFLTAYDSPENPLQKCGHGALVDTPEGEWYFAHLTGRPWHHKNESIHDPRGWCTLGRETAIQKVTWSEDLWPEIVGGKQGSLEVDAPKGVTPHPYEKVVQRTDFEQSELPSQFQTVRVPFTKEIGILKDGKLTLRGAGSLANTHRHSLVARRWQAFEFEAETALSYSPTTFQQMAGLTNYYNSQHWSMIQVTWQEEKGRVIEITENNQGVFKSYLQEQAIPVPEDVTMVYFKTIVRKETYTYAYSFDGKAWTELAIQLDAKVLSDEYVNQTHGGFFTGAFVGMVNVDYSGYDLPAVFDYFDYREKQSE